From one Asterias amurensis chromosome 14, ASM3211899v1 genomic stretch:
- the LOC139946702 gene encoding betaine--homocysteine S-methyltransferase 1-like, which translates to MSSLQHHSGLLDRLRNGESVVCAEGYLFAFERRGYLKAGAFVPEVVLEHPELVRQQYEEFVHAGSDVVLAFTYYAHREKMALIGREDDIERINRAALRIAREVADQTGTMMAGNICNTTMYDSDDPGCKKGIDDQFKEQIEWAVEAGADFIVGETFGDVGEAMLALEAIKAYGRGLPAVITMSIYQSTTVDGKLATLDGVEMCAAFQLLESAGADVLGLNCARGPATTLPLLKELKSVLKVPLAALPVVYRTTEDAPNMQALNDPLSGKQLFPTNLDCAACTRDDIVSFGKECMELGVQYVGLCCGNAAHYTRSLCESLGRNPPASRYSADMSQHFVYGSDDKLHKYNQEHVKSFLTS; encoded by the exons ATGAGTTCTCTACAGCACCACAGTG GTTTATTGGATCGCTTGCGTAATGGTGAGAGTGTGGTATGTGCCGAGGGATACCTCTTTGCATTCGAGAGGCGAGGTTACCTGAAGGCCGGAGCGTTTGTCCCGGAGGTCGTCTTGGAGCACCCGGAGCTCGTCCGCCAGCAGTACGAGGAGTTCGTACACGCCGGTAGTGATGTCGTCCTGGCTTTTACG TATTATGCTCACCGGGAAAAGATGGCGTTGATCGGCCGCGAGGATGACATCGAACGTATCAACCGAGCAGCCCTACGTATTGCTAGGGAGGTTGCTGATCAGACCGGCACGATGATGGCTGGCAATATATGCAACACTACCATGTATGATTCAGACGACCCGGGCTGCAAGAAAGGAATTGATGATCAGTTTAAG GAGCAAATTGAATGGGCTGTTGAAGCTGGAGCAGATTTCATCGTTGGTGAGACTTTCGGTGATGTGGGTGAAGCGATGCTAGCCCTTGAAGCTATTAAGGCGTATGGTCGAG GGCTCCCAGCTGTAATCACAATGTCGATCTATCAGAGCACCACGGTGGACGGTAAATTGGCAACATTAGACGGCGTAGAAATGTGTGCAGCGTTCCAACTCCTCGAGTCTGCCGGAGCGGATGTTCTGGGTCTGAACTGCGCCCGTGGCCCGGCCACCACCTTACCCCTGTTGAAAGAGCTGAAAAGTGTTTTGAAG GTACCCCTAGCAGCTCTCCCTGTTGTTTATCGTACAACCGAAGACGCCCCAAACATGCAGGCTCTCAATGATCCATTGAGTG gaaAGCAACTCTTCCCTACCAACTTGGACTGCGCCGCTTGCACTCGTGACGACATAGTCTCCTTCGGGAAGGAGTGTATGGAGTTGGGCGTCCAATATGTGGGACTCTGCTGTGGCAATGCCGCCCACTACACACGCTCCCTCTGCGAGAGCCTCGGTCGCAACCCACCGGCGTCTAGGTACTCTGCCGATATGAGTCAGCATTTTGTATACGGTAGTGATGACAAATTGCATAAGTATAATCAGGAGCACGTGAAGAGCTTCCTCACGTCATAA